The genomic window AACCCACCGGTGCGTTAGACAGTCACTCGTCCCAGATGCTGCTCTCGACGATCCAGAGTATCAACGAAGATCTCGGAGCCACGATCCTGATGGTGACACACGATGCTTTCTCGGCAAGCTATGCCAATCGTATTCTCTTTATGAGGGACGGGGCAATCTTTATGGAAATCCGTAAGGGTGGTGATTCCCGCAGGACTTTCTTTGAAAAAATCCTGGATGTCCTCACCATGATGGGAGGGGGCATGAGCGATGTACGCTAAATTGATTTTTAGAAATGCGAAACGCTCTGCAAAGGACTATCTAATCTATATTGTTACCTTGACGATCTGCGTTACTTTGTTTTATGCGTTTCTATCTATATCGAGCAGCTACTACCAGCCAGATATTGGAACTGCTTATGAAATTACAGCGTTTAGTGATGGTATCAAATTGGCGGTCTGTGCGATCACGCTGTTGTTATTGTTCCTGATACGCTATGTAAACAGCTATATGCTGCGGCGCAAGCAAAAGGAATTTGCCGTACAATCTATTATGGGGATGGAGCAAAAAACAATCGGCTGGCTCTTTTTTGCAGAAACTTTTTTGATGGGGGCTATATCTATTGCTCTTGGTATTGCTCTTGGTGTGTTGTGTTCGCAATTTATGTCCGCTATGCTGCTCGCTTCCTATGGTCATAGTTATGAGCTGACATGGACACTGTTCCCCGATACCGTTCTTTGGACAGTCGGCTTTTTCACAATCAGTTTTTTCGTGGTTGGACTGTTCAATGTCCGTACTATTCGTAAGATCAAGATTATTGATATGCTGTCTGCGGACAGACAAAATGAACCTGATTTGAAGAAGAACCGGTTTATACCGACAATCCTTGTGATCTACTTGGTGCTTTCTATATGGATGTTGGAAACAGGGATTCAAAAGATGATCTTTTTCTTTGATCCACGATTTGCTTTTCCTCTCCACATCTTGTTTTGGGGAAATATCATTTTTCCGGCGCTCACCCTGCTGTGGTCGTTCGTTTGGCTACTCAAAAAGAAAGTATGGACATTGCAAACTTTGCTTATCGGTCTCTTAGCCTGCACAGTTCCAAATACTGTACTTGCAGCTCTCGTACCGGTTTTTGAAAGCAAGTATTATCTAACTCTGGGCGCTGGTACGATCAATCAATATTTGCTGTTCGTTGTTGCAGATTTACTTTTTTTGATATGCGGAATTATTTATCTGTCCAGCAGCGCGATTGTTGCATGGAAAAGCAAATCCCCTGCACACAGGTATCAAGGTAATAACCTGTTTTTCTTTGGACAGATCATATCCAAGCTCACAACAACGACAAAAACAATGACCTTGATTTGCATTACGCTGACAATAGCCATTCTTATGTTCATTATCGCACCAGTACTGACAGAATGGAGTACGGGGTATTTGGATAGTCGCTCCATGTATGATGTTCAGATCAATTCCCGATATAATGATGTGTACGAAAAAAAGGATTTGCCAACAGGCGATTATGAAGCGGTCACAGATTTTTTGACGGAAGAAGGAATTGCGGTAAGCGCAGACTGTGCCTTTAGCCTTTATCTTCCAAATTGTGAAGATTTTCATGACCGTGTAAAACATGAATTTCCTGTGGTTGCTATTTCTCTTAGCGATTATAATGCTATCAGGGAAATGCTGGGATATGAGGCTATTACGCTTGAAGAAAATGAGTTTACGACCCAATGGCATACAACTGCAACAACGGATGAACAAGAAGAATTTATACGCAGTCATGCAGTGGTAGATACCGATGTAGGAAGGTTAACGCTTTCTGAACAGGCCAGTTATCAAGAGGCAATGGGCGAAACCTTATACAATTCCTATACACAAGTTGTATATGTATTTCCAGATAGTGTTTGTCAAAACCTTCTTTCTGTCAAGCGGAACCGTTATATCCAGACATCAAAAGAACTTTCCTACTCAGATGCAGCGGCCTTAGAAAACAGGTTTATAAAGGTCTATCCAGAACTTTCGGAAAAGGGTGTTGGGTATTCCATTCGATTGAGTACGCTGCAAATCAATGAAACAAAGGGTATGAACTTCATTCTAAAGACAGCGATGATTTATGGCGCTGTGGTTTTAATGGTAATGTGCCTCACAATACTTTCTTTGCAGCAACTCTTAGATGCAGGAAAATATAAATATCGTTTTGGAGTTTTGCGTAAATTGGGGACAGAGGAATCCGATATAAAGAAATTGATGCGAAAACAGCTTAGAGTGTGGTTTGGTTTACCGATTACAGTAGCGGTTATTGTATCCTTCGTTGTGGTAGCTTATTTTATTCAATCTGTCTCAAATGAGATCGCTTCTTATATTGGATTTGATAAATTGCTCCTGCAAGTGGGCATTACGGTCGCTGTACTTATTTTGCTTTTGGTTTGCTATTATATCAGCACATGGATATTATTCAGCAAATCCACATCCAATTCAGATTGAGGGGGTGTGATGATGTACTGGAAGTTAGCAATTCAAAATATTCGCAGAAGCCTGCGGGATTATATCATTTACTTTGTGACGCTTACCTTGACTGCGGCATTGATGTACTCATTTTTGGCATTGGGCTTTTCATCAGATGTTCTTGCTATGGCAGAAAATATGTCGATGCTGACTACTGGAATTCTGCTTATGTCAGCTCTGGTTGCTTTTATGTCCTCGTTTGTGATCGGTTATGCGATCCGCTTTATGCTGGGACGACGGAAAAAGGAGTTTGCAACCTACGAATTGATTGGCATGGAATCAAAGACAGTACGGAATTTGTTCCTTGCTGAAAACAGTATCATCGGCACTGGGGCCTTTCTGCTTGGTTCTTTGGTTGGCACAGGGCTTTCCGGTTTGCTGAATCAGGTGGTAAAAAATATCTTTGAGGTGCCGCATACCTATCAGGTTTCCTTTTCTCTCCAGGCATGGGCAGTAACATTTTTGTTTTTTGCCTTGATGTATGGTTTTGGGATGCTCCGAGCAGCAAAGATTATCCGGCATCAGAAAGTAATCGATCTGCTGTATGATAACCGCAAGAATGAAGAATACCGTTTCAAATCATTCCGCCATAGTCTTTTGGTAGTATTGCTCTCAATCGCTGCAATGGTTGCAGGCGTGATTTTGCTTGGGCGGATGCTTCAGACACAAACCAATGAAGCATTTTTGTACCTTGGCGGAGCCTGCCTGCTCATTCTGGTGGGTGTTTACGAGCTGCATCGCCAGATTCCGCTTTTGCTGCACCGATTTGCAAAACAAAATCTGCGCCATAAGTACAAAGAAGAAAATCTGTTCTTCCTGGGGCAGATTGGGCGGCGCATCCATTCTGCTGGCCGGACAATGGCTGTGGTGGCGATTCTTTTAACCATATCCCTGGCAACCATGTTTGTGGGGCTTACAATGGGAGCAGGCTACAAAGCCAACATGAAAGCCTATTATCCCTATGATGCAGGCGTGGCGATTGATGCACCTTTAGAAAAATCCAACATGGATTCCATCGTTTCCTTTACAGAGGAGCATTGTGGAGTCGAGGATTCTGTGAGCTATTATCTGTATGCGGTTCCTGAAAAACCGATTGAAGCCTTGTCCTTGTCCGACTATAACCATCTGCGTGAAATCCTGGGGCTTTCTCCTGTTGTCATGGGCAACAACGAATTTTTGGTTCATTGTGATACATGGAACTATATGGACGGAATCCGGCAGGGCTTGAAGCAGCAGCCGGAGATCACATTAAATGGTCGAACCTTGACTATTGCAGAGACACCAATCCTGACGGAGCCGATGGAGCAGTATCAAATGGCCGGAACGAAGGGATATGTACTTGTTCTGCCGGATGAAGCAACTTCACAATTAGTCGGAGAAAAAATCCGTCTGGCGATGAAACTGGAAGATGGCGGATACCCGGAATTGAAAAGCGACTTGAAGCAATTCCTGAACAGTGGGAAATGGCAGCCGGAATTGCAGTCCGGTCAACAGCTCCCGGAAAAAGTAACGATGGGTGTTACAGTAAAGGCGTGGGGTGTTGCCAATTCGCTGACTGGATTTACAGCTATTTCGTTCTGCGGATTGTATTTAAGCATTATTTTTATCATCCTATCCTGCTCGGTTCTTGCATTTGAGCAGCTTTCTGCCATAGACAAAAACCAGAAGAATTATGCAGTCATTGACCGTTTGGGTGTACCGGGCCACAGGCAGGCTTCCCTGATTCGCAGGGAACTGTCCACAGTCTTTTTGATCCCACTGCTATTCCCTCTTTTGCTGACGATTTTGCTGATAGCAGGGGCACAGTTCTTTTTCGGAGAGGCAATCTTGCAGCAGGGACTTGTACCTCTTTATGGTCTGGTGACGATTCTGCTATTCTGTGCAATCTACCTGACCTATTTTGGTGCAACAATGTTCTTATTCAAACGGGTTATTCTTCGACCGGAAATGAGATAAAAATTGAATTGCTACAAAAATGAAGCAATTCAGCCTGTTTTCTTGCTGAAAAAGAAAGCGATTAGGAGATTTCTGCAACATTTGGTTTTTATCATAGAATTAAAAGTAAGATAGAAAATGTGATTAAATCTGCCGAACGATGGCAAAAGAAAAAAAGCCGTCGTACAGCAGACATATTTCTATGCACCTATGAAGTGGCGGCTTTGAGAAATCAGAGCCGCCGTTTCTTTTTGTTTTTCCAACGATGCTCATGCGATTAAGAGGGCGGTACACAGGAGGATACCGCCATGGCAATTATCGTCATTCATAGCACCCATGAGCTTCATCAATTAAAAAAAGTCTTGTCCCTCCTCCGGGGAGGTATGACTATCAATCAGTATTATCATTCCATCTAAATCAGCAAAATAGTAGGTATTTTTGTTGCGCCAGTTTCCAATTGTGGGGAGCTGGCGCTTTTTGGTATCGGTTTTTCGGGAAAGCCCCCGAAGTATGTCGCTGCCGATCACCACCTCCATTCGATTCACTCGCTAATCGCCCATGAATCGAAATGGAGGTACATAATGAAGAAAGTCAATCTTAGGGAGTTGTATCCTGATATATACAAAACGGATGTTTTTATAGAAGTAAGCAGTGAAGTACAAGAAGTATTCCTGACAGATAAGCGAGCAGAAGCTGCACGCCAGCGCCAGATGTATAACTACAAAGCGTACTATTCTCTGGACTGTGATAATGGTATAGAGAAACAGGTAGTGTATCAGCCGCCGACGCCAGAAATGCTCATGGAGGAAAAGCAGCTTCGAGAACAGCTCTATTCTGCGGTGATGGCCTTACCGGAGAAGCAGGCAAAGAGGATTTATGCTCGGTTTTATCTGGGTATGACAGTTAAAGAAATTGCCAAGACAGAAGGCGTTGATCTCAGTAGAGTGTATGACAGCATCCAACGCGGTTTGAAATGGCTGGCTAAAAATTTGAAAAAGTTTGATTAGCATAGCGAAAATCTTGCTCTTTTTTTCATTACTATTAGAAGGACAAGTTTTCCCCCTTCAACAGCACTTTGACAATTTCATAGACAGCATAACAGGTACATAACCCGTGTACGAGCGAGTGTGGAACGCCGCGAAGATGGAGCAGCTAGGGAGGTGATGAACAGAGCTATTTCGGAGCGATCTACGATTCCACAAAGCGGATGATGGCAGATCTGCCGCGAGGACTGCACGGGGGCTTAAAGATACTTCCTCACGGCCTCCTAAAGACTTGGGGGGAACCCTACGGCGCACGAGTAAAACGACGCTGCGGAGTTATGACAACCGCGCCAGCGGAGACCTGTTATGTTCCCATCGTCAGGGTTGCGTGGCAAATGTGACGAGAATTGAGTCATATTAAAATAGGAAGAGACTGCTCTTTTGGGTGGCCGCTTTCTATTCAAAATCAGATACCATGCGCTGGCAGTTTCGGCTGCCAGCGTATTCATGTGATTTTGAAAGCACTATGATAACCTTGACAGATTGGAGGGAATATAGTCTATGGAAAAGCTCATTACACGAAAAGAAGCTGCTGAAATCTTAGGAATCAGCATAGCAACGCTGGATGCCGCCCGTAACAACGGCTTGATCTCTTATGTGCAGTATGTTCAGAATGGCTGTGTGTATTTTACTGCGGCAGGTCTCCAGGAGTATATCGCAAAATGCACGCACAGGGCAAAGCCTGTTGAGAGAAGCGCAACTTACCGTAAACCTCGAAGCGGAAGATCGTGAGCCAGTCCGTATCCTTGATGGAATCAGAGATGTTTGATAAAACAAAGGTACAGCGCTGGAGATTATTCTTAGGAGGTGGAGGAATTGGCAAATAGAAAAATAATACTTCCTCAATATGGCACAGTCATGAAAAGAGGTGTCCTATATTATAGGACCAGAATTAAAGATGCGAATGGTAAGCTCGTAGCTATCTACGCAAAAACACCTGAAGAACTATATAACAAAGAAACGCTTGCATTGGAACAGATTGAGAATGCCACTTTTCATCGGAAAACGCCCACAGTTGCAGAGTATTGTGAAAAGTGGCTGCTGATGCAGTCGGTTCATGTACGAGCTACTACTTTGACGGATTACACCTCAAAGGTCAGGCGGCATATTATAGCGGAATTGGGAGATAAACGGATGGGAGAGGTTAGCCTGGATGATATTCAGCTTGCCCTTGTTCCGGTTTCCAAGAAATCCGCATCGGTTTATAAATCTGTGGTAATTCTCTATAAGTCTATCTTTCGCGCAGCGATGGAAAGCAGGATCATTGACCATAACCCGACGATTTATCTGACGACAAAAGGTGGCGGTGTTCCACAAGAGGATCGTCAGGCTTTGACAGATGAACAGGCAGAGCGCCTTTTGGATGCTATCCGAGATTTGCCGCCTTATGTCTTTGTCATGATTGGTTTATATGCAGGGCTGCGCCGGGAAGAAATTCTTGCTCTGCAATGGGATTCAGTATATCTGGATACGGATACTCCATATCTGACGGTAAGGCGGGCATGGCACACAGAACACAACAGACCGGTGATCTCAGATGAATTGAAAACCAAGGCTGCGGAGAGAAATATCCCCCTTCCTGTTTGTTTGGCTGAGTGCTTGAAAGCAGCAAAGGAAGCCTCGACTTCGGAGTATGTAGTTTCAAACCGGGATGGCGATCCATTGTCCTATACGCAGTTTAAGCGGCTGTGGCAGTATATTGTTACGAGAACGGTCAAGGAACGGAGCTATTACCGGTATGAAGATGGAAAAAGAGTAAGGCATACTGTCACACCTGTCTTGGGAGAAAAGGCTGCTCATAACGGAAAAGTGGTTTACAGTCTGGACTTTGAGGTAACACCCCATCAGCTGCGGCATACTTACATCACCAATCTTATTCATGCGTCGGTAGATCCCAAAACGGTTCAATACCTGGCAGGCCATGAAAGCAGCAAGATCACCATGGACATCTATGCAAAGGTTAAGTATAACAGGCCGGATGAACTGGTCAGATCAATGAGTTGCGCGTTTGCAAGCTGGGACACAGCACAGTAATAATAAAATAGGAAGTAAAGCAGGAGCGAGGCAAGGATGTCTCGCTCTTTGTTTTACATCAGCCGTATCTTTGATTAAATCGAGGCTTTCTGATAAAAAGAGAGTGTAGATACGGAGACTACACATTATCAAGAAAGGACGATCAAAGATGGCAAAAAAGAAAACACAGATCCCGAAGTATGGGACCATTACATTGAAAGGAATCCAGTATTACAGAACCAGGATTACGGATGCAGATGGCAAAGAATTGAGTTTGTATGCCGCTACTTGTGAAGAATTGTATGAGAAGCAGTTAGAGGCCCGGAAGCAGGTGGAAGAAATTATCTTTCACCGGCAGCACCCGACAGTAGCCGAGTATGGAGAGAAGTGGCTGCTGATGCAGTCGGCAAAAGTGTCTGCGTCTACACTCAGAGGTTATACGAGGGATATGACAAACTATATCATAAAACCTCTGGGAGAGATGTATATGGAAGAAGTGACCGCTGACGATATTCGGCTGGCGCTTGTTCCATTGTCAAAGAAATCGGAAGGCTTATATAATAAGGTCAATATGCTGCTCAAGTGCATTTTTTATACAGCAGAGCGAAACAAAATCCTTGAACACAACCCCTGTGCAGGAATATCTGGTAAAGGCGGAAAACCGACAAAAAAGAAGGAGGCATTGACAGATCAACAGGTAGCCGTGCTTCTGGATACAGTCAAGGGGCTTCCTCCATATTTGTTTATTATGCTCGGTTTGTATTCCGGTCTGCGTCGGGAAGAAATTCTTGCACTGCAATGGGATTGTGTATTTCTGGACGAGACCACCCCGTATCTATCAGTAAGGCGGGCATGGCGTACAGAGCATAACAGGCCCGTGATTTCTACGGTGCTAAAAACTCCGGCGGCAAAAAGGGATATTCCGATACCGAAGTGCTTGGTGGATTGTCTAAGAGAAGCGAAAGAGAATTCCATATCAGATTATGTGATTGCTGACAGCAAAGGGGAGCCGCTGGCTGCTTCGCAGTTTCAAAGAGTGTGGCAGTATGTAGTTGTTCGGTCCACCAAGCCCCGGAACTA from Anaerotignum faecicola includes these protein-coding regions:
- a CDS encoding ABC transporter permease; the encoded protein is MYAKLIFRNAKRSAKDYLIYIVTLTICVTLFYAFLSISSSYYQPDIGTAYEITAFSDGIKLAVCAITLLLLFLIRYVNSYMLRRKQKEFAVQSIMGMEQKTIGWLFFAETFLMGAISIALGIALGVLCSQFMSAMLLASYGHSYELTWTLFPDTVLWTVGFFTISFFVVGLFNVRTIRKIKIIDMLSADRQNEPDLKKNRFIPTILVIYLVLSIWMLETGIQKMIFFFDPRFAFPLHILFWGNIIFPALTLLWSFVWLLKKKVWTLQTLLIGLLACTVPNTVLAALVPVFESKYYLTLGAGTINQYLLFVVADLLFLICGIIYLSSSAIVAWKSKSPAHRYQGNNLFFFGQIISKLTTTTKTMTLICITLTIAILMFIIAPVLTEWSTGYLDSRSMYDVQINSRYNDVYEKKDLPTGDYEAVTDFLTEEGIAVSADCAFSLYLPNCEDFHDRVKHEFPVVAISLSDYNAIREMLGYEAITLEENEFTTQWHTTATTDEQEEFIRSHAVVDTDVGRLTLSEQASYQEAMGETLYNSYTQVVYVFPDSVCQNLLSVKRNRYIQTSKELSYSDAAALENRFIKVYPELSEKGVGYSIRLSTLQINETKGMNFILKTAMIYGAVVLMVMCLTILSLQQLLDAGKYKYRFGVLRKLGTEESDIKKLMRKQLRVWFGLPITVAVIVSFVVVAYFIQSVSNEIASYIGFDKLLLQVGITVAVLILLLVCYYISTWILFSKSTSNSD
- a CDS encoding helix-turn-helix domain-containing protein — translated: MEKLITRKEAAEILGISIATLDAARNNGLISYVQYVQNGCVYFTAAGLQEYIAKCTHRAKPVERSATYRKPRSGRS
- a CDS encoding site-specific integrase yields the protein MAKKKTQIPKYGTITLKGIQYYRTRITDADGKELSLYAATCEELYEKQLEARKQVEEIIFHRQHPTVAEYGEKWLLMQSAKVSASTLRGYTRDMTNYIIKPLGEMYMEEVTADDIRLALVPLSKKSEGLYNKVNMLLKCIFYTAERNKILEHNPCAGISGKGGKPTKKKEALTDQQVAVLLDTVKGLPPYLFIMLGLYSGLRREEILALQWDCVFLDETTPYLSVRRAWRTEHNRPVISTVLKTPAAKRDIPIPKCLVDCLREAKENSISDYVIADSKGEPLAASQFQRVWQYVVVRSTKPRNYYKYVNGESIKYTVTPTLGMTQKNQPKIKYTLDFDVTPHQLRHTYITNLLYAGVDPKTVQYLAGHENSKTTMDIYAKVKYNKPEELFGVVNGAFHQPVAE
- a CDS encoding site-specific integrase is translated as MANRKIILPQYGTVMKRGVLYYRTRIKDANGKLVAIYAKTPEELYNKETLALEQIENATFHRKTPTVAEYCEKWLLMQSVHVRATTLTDYTSKVRRHIIAELGDKRMGEVSLDDIQLALVPVSKKSASVYKSVVILYKSIFRAAMESRIIDHNPTIYLTTKGGGVPQEDRQALTDEQAERLLDAIRDLPPYVFVMIGLYAGLRREEILALQWDSVYLDTDTPYLTVRRAWHTEHNRPVISDELKTKAAERNIPLPVCLAECLKAAKEASTSEYVVSNRDGDPLSYTQFKRLWQYIVTRTVKERSYYRYEDGKRVRHTVTPVLGEKAAHNGKVVYSLDFEVTPHQLRHTYITNLIHASVDPKTVQYLAGHESSKITMDIYAKVKYNRPDELVRSMSCAFASWDTAQ
- a CDS encoding ABC transporter permease, which translates into the protein MMYWKLAIQNIRRSLRDYIIYFVTLTLTAALMYSFLALGFSSDVLAMAENMSMLTTGILLMSALVAFMSSFVIGYAIRFMLGRRKKEFATYELIGMESKTVRNLFLAENSIIGTGAFLLGSLVGTGLSGLLNQVVKNIFEVPHTYQVSFSLQAWAVTFLFFALMYGFGMLRAAKIIRHQKVIDLLYDNRKNEEYRFKSFRHSLLVVLLSIAAMVAGVILLGRMLQTQTNEAFLYLGGACLLILVGVYELHRQIPLLLHRFAKQNLRHKYKEENLFFLGQIGRRIHSAGRTMAVVAILLTISLATMFVGLTMGAGYKANMKAYYPYDAGVAIDAPLEKSNMDSIVSFTEEHCGVEDSVSYYLYAVPEKPIEALSLSDYNHLREILGLSPVVMGNNEFLVHCDTWNYMDGIRQGLKQQPEITLNGRTLTIAETPILTEPMEQYQMAGTKGYVLVLPDEATSQLVGEKIRLAMKLEDGGYPELKSDLKQFLNSGKWQPELQSGQQLPEKVTMGVTVKAWGVANSLTGFTAISFCGLYLSIIFIILSCSVLAFEQLSAIDKNQKNYAVIDRLGVPGHRQASLIRRELSTVFLIPLLFPLLLTILLIAGAQFFFGEAILQQGLVPLYGLVTILLFCAIYLTYFGATMFLFKRVILRPEMR
- a CDS encoding sigma-70 family RNA polymerase sigma factor — translated: MKKVNLRELYPDIYKTDVFIEVSSEVQEVFLTDKRAEAARQRQMYNYKAYYSLDCDNGIEKQVVYQPPTPEMLMEEKQLREQLYSAVMALPEKQAKRIYARFYLGMTVKEIAKTEGVDLSRVYDSIQRGLKWLAKNLKKFD